One window of Caldisericum exile AZM16c01 genomic DNA carries:
- a CDS encoding HD domain-containing protein: protein MKTLIEIVKKELNSSSHDFDHTLRVLNLALKIVEHYPEVDLEVLKVSCILHDIARVREDADPTHTIDHAELGAEMSKEILKSLGYKDDFISKVSHAIRAHRFRGKILPETIEAKILSDADKLDAIGAIGVARAFIIAGEYGERLYVEVNEDNFKEAKRINNFKEHSPNIEYLVKLRYIKDRLYTDYAKEIAEDRLRYMEEFFERLKREVRGEL, encoded by the coding sequence ATGAAAACTTTAATTGAGATTGTAAAGAAGGAACTGAACTCTTCTTCACATGATTTTGACCATACATTGAGAGTATTAAATCTTGCTTTAAAAATTGTAGAGCATTATCCTGAAGTAGATTTAGAAGTTTTAAAGGTAAGTTGTATTCTTCATGATATCGCAAGAGTAAGAGAAGACGCTGATCCAACGCATACCATTGATCATGCAGAACTTGGCGCAGAAATGAGTAAGGAAATTTTGAAAAGTCTTGGATATAAGGATGATTTTATTTCAAAGGTTTCTCACGCAATAAGAGCGCATCGCTTTAGAGGTAAAATTTTACCAGAAACCATCGAAGCAAAAATACTTTCTGATGCAGATAAACTCGATGCAATCGGTGCAATTGGGGTTGCTCGTGCGTTTATAATCGCAGGTGAATATGGAGAAAGGCTTTATGTTGAAGTTAATGAAGATAATTTCAAAGAGGCTAAAAGAATTAATAACTTTAAAGAACACTCTCCAAATATTGAGTATCTTGTAAAATTGCGTTATATAAAAGATAGGCTTTATACGGATTATGCAAAAGAAATTGCTGAAGATAGATTGAGATACATGGAAGAATTCTTTGAAAGGCTCAAAAGAGAGGTAAGGGGGGAATTATGA